A part of Candidatus Bathyarchaeia archaeon genomic DNA contains:
- the hutU gene encoding urocanate hydratase, with protein sequence MSAITGTELHCKSWQIEGAYRMLHNVLDREVAKDPDHLIVYGGTGRAARSWDALEATLSSLENLGEDQTLLIQSGKPVAVFKTHRLAPRVLIVNSMIVPKWATWDYFYELEQKGLIMYGQMTAGSWAFIGTQGILQGTYETLAAVAKEHFQGTLAGRLVLTAGLGEMGGAQPLAVTMNDGVALAIEIDKNAIDKRIRYGYVQTFTDDLDEALDIVQQARVDRVPRSVALLGNAAEVHPELLRRGIIPDVVTDQTSAHDPLNGYYPIGLSKEEADSLRRSNPAEYMKRVRKSIFMHVKTIIAMSHRGAVAFEYGNNLRQQALDAGLKNAFEFPGFVQRYIRPMFCEGRGPFRWTSLVGDREDIRKIDELVLSTFSQDQGLSRWIRKAQKEVKFQGLPARVCWLGFGERAKFGGLINEMVAKGELAGPIWIGRDHLDCGSVASPRRETEGMLDGSDAIADWPILNALLNTAAGATWVSVHQGGGVGMGYSIHAGMCLVADGTPEALGKIERVLTTDPGIGIVRHADAGYTTAKRIAREKGIQMPMLK encoded by the coding sequence ATTTCAGCGATCACCGGAACGGAGCTGCATTGTAAGAGTTGGCAAATAGAAGGTGCCTACCGAATGCTTCACAATGTTCTAGATCGCGAGGTTGCGAAAGATCCTGATCATTTGATCGTTTATGGTGGTACAGGACGAGCTGCTAGATCTTGGGATGCGCTTGAGGCAACGCTCAGCTCCCTAGAGAACCTTGGTGAGGATCAGACTCTTCTTATTCAAAGTGGCAAGCCGGTCGCGGTTTTCAAGACTCACCGGCTGGCTCCGCGAGTGCTCATAGTTAACAGCATGATTGTTCCGAAGTGGGCGACGTGGGACTACTTCTACGAACTTGAACAGAAGGGTCTCATCATGTATGGGCAGATGACTGCAGGTTCTTGGGCGTTTATTGGAACACAGGGAATCCTTCAGGGTACTTACGAAACGCTCGCGGCGGTCGCCAAAGAACACTTTCAGGGAACGCTCGCGGGAAGACTCGTCTTAACGGCCGGTCTTGGAGAGATGGGAGGTGCACAGCCCTTGGCGGTGACGATGAATGATGGCGTCGCTCTAGCAATAGAGATCGACAAGAATGCAATAGACAAGAGAATTCGCTATGGATATGTTCAGACTTTCACTGATGATCTGGATGAGGCTTTAGATATTGTTCAGCAAGCCAGGGTGGATCGGGTTCCGCGCAGCGTGGCTCTCCTGGGGAACGCCGCTGAGGTTCACCCCGAGCTCCTTAGACGTGGGATTATTCCTGATGTAGTAACTGATCAAACGTCGGCGCATGACCCCCTCAATGGCTACTATCCGATTGGTCTTTCGAAGGAAGAGGCCGATTCGTTGCGCCGGTCTAATCCGGCAGAATACATGAAGAGGGTTCGTAAGAGCATCTTCATGCACGTGAAAACGATTATCGCGATGTCTCACCGAGGAGCTGTAGCGTTCGAATATGGAAACAATCTCCGACAACAGGCATTGGACGCTGGGTTGAAGAATGCATTTGAATTCCCGGGATTTGTCCAGCGCTACATCAGACCGATGTTCTGCGAAGGCAGGGGGCCATTCAGATGGACCTCGCTGGTGGGAGATCGAGAAGACATTCGCAAGATCGACGAGCTAGTTCTCTCCACCTTTTCCCAGGACCAAGGCCTGTCTCGGTGGATTCGGAAAGCTCAGAAGGAAGTGAAATTCCAGGGCTTGCCAGCAAGAGTGTGCTGGCTCGGATTCGGAGAACGAGCCAAGTTTGGCGGATTGATAAATGAAATGGTGGCAAAGGGAGAACTTGCTGGTCCGATATGGATTGGAAGGGATCATCTTGACTGTGGTAGCGTTGCTTCTCCTCGTAGAGAGACAGAGGGAATGCTTGACGGGAGCGATGCCATCGCTGACTGGCCTATACTCAATGCTTTGTTGAATACGGCCGCGGGAGCGACTTGGGTAAGCGTGCACCAAGGGGGTGGTGTTGGCATGGGCTACAGCATTCACGCTGGAATGTGTCTAGTGGCCGATGGAACGCCTGAAGCTTTAGGCAAAATAGAACGAGTGTTGACTACCGATCCGGGGATAGGAATTGTGAGGCACGCGGATGCAGGGTACACTACAGCGAAGAGAATAGCCCGCGAAAAGGGCATACAGATGCCGATGCTCAAGTAG